A segment of the Corylus avellana chromosome ca2, CavTom2PMs-1.0 genome:
AATCTTATCCAACAACTTGTTTTCTTGTTATATAAAACACTTTTTAGACAAGAACTTTAacttatgtattttttttttaagtaatgggagagataatttttttattttctttttatctttttaaggtcgatgtaatttttaaaattatcattaaattttaaataaatcatacttgaattttgattcaaatgtgattttgaaagccacatcagcttaaagaagataaaaagaagataaaaaaaatggtccatAGTATtactcttcctttttttctcttttatttatttattttttttttaagaaaatctgcttaataattttctattcattatttatttatttgaagagATACTATAGCTCAAGTCTATTTTAGAAAGAGGATGCACAAGCTAAAGTTTGTGGGGGTAATTTTGGAGGGATGGATTAATCTTCATTTTACACcaccctgaaaaaaaaaaaagaaattacaaccACACATTATAACATATCTAGAAGGTACGTACGACAGAGTCAAAGCTTCATTATATACAGAACCATGCAATCCAAAATGCTTATCAAGAAGAGAAGCCAGTTTTGGAACAAAAAGAGATCTAGAGACTAAAAGCCATGGAGCAGCTATTGCTTCTTTCTAAGATCATCATCACAATCGCCTTGCTTGGGTTGGTTACCACGCTTATGAAGATGTGTGAAGGTCTAATATTGAAGCCAAAAAGGCTTCGAGAAATTCTGAGAAAACAGGGGATCAGAGGCCCTCCACCCTCTTTTTTGCTTGGAAATATTGGTgacatgaagaagatgaaatccTCACCCTCAAAGGCTCAACAAAAAGGAGAGCAAGTAATAACCCACAATTGCTCTTCTGCAATCTTTCCATTCTTCGACGAATGGAGAAAATCATATGGTAATAAGTAATAAATTGCTTCAGATCtcatatatttttgaatattctGAATGGTTTGTTTATAATAATGTATACAGGTTCAACATTTATGTTCTCCCTTGGCAACATACAAATACTGCACATGAACGATCTTGAGGTGGTGAAGGAAATAAGCATATGCACTTCCTTAGACTTTGGAAAGCCTTCGTATCAATCCAAAGAGCGTGGTCCTCTGCTTGGTCAAGGGATCCTGACTTCAAATGGAGCAACATGGGCTCACCAGAGGAAGATCCTTGCTCCTGAACTATACATGGACAAGGTTAAGGTACGCTTCAAATCGAACTTAGCTACTTTCAGGTAGGAGAGATCacaattgtttataaaattcGTTTACGAGAATATCTTAGAAGACTCCTTTATACCTTGTGTAGGGCATGATGAAGATAATGGTAGATTCCTCGATGGCATTGGTGAACTCATGGAGGATAGAAAGTGAGGGCGGGGTTGCAGATGTACACATTGATGAATATATGAGAAGCTTTTCCGGGGATGTAATTTCAAGAGCCTGTTTTGGGAGCAACTATTCCGAAGGGGAGGAGATATTTTTAAAGCTTAGAGCACTTCAAGAGCATATGTCTAACAAGATTTTATCCAATGGCATTCCTGGAATGAGGTTTCATCTTTTCCCTACCCAAAATCACTTTATGTCTAGCATCACATAAAAAGGttgttttttgataaaaagTGGTTGCTTGTGTTGCAATCAATCAGACATTTTCCAACAAAGAGTAATAGAGAAACATGGAAGCTGGAAAAAGATGTTCGCGCTTTGATTCTCGACGTAGCGAAGGAAAGAAAGGAAGCAACATCAGGGAATTATGATTTGTTACATATGATTCTTGAAGCTGCCACCAGCAGTGGATTTTCCAAAGAAGAGACAGAAAGATTCATTGTAGACAATTGCAAGAACATATATTTAGCTGGGTACGAGACTACTGCTGTCTCTGCAACGTGGACACTGATGTTGTTGGCCTCAAATCCTGAATGGCAAGCCAGAGTTCGTGCTGAGGTGCTCCAAGTTTGCGGAGGTCAAATGCCTAATGTTGACACGGTTCGCAAGATGAAAATAGTAAGCGATGCCCAACACGTGGATTCAAGACATTGacatttaacccaaaagtttaaactaatatgaaaaaatgaatttaattattcaatttatATTCTAATCGTTTTAATCATTGACAGTTGACAATGGTAATTCATGAATCATTGAGACTTTACCCTCCGGTGCCAATAGTGTCGAGGGAGGCAATGAAAGACATGAAATTCGGAGATATTCAGGTGCCTAAAGGTGTCAATGTTTGGATCTTGTTGGTAACCTTGCACCAAGACCCTGATATTTGGGGACCTGAAGCCAAGGAGTTTAACCCTGAGAGGTTTGCCAATGGGGTTAGTGGTGCATGCAAGCTTCCTTATGTCTACATGCCTTTTGGAGTTGGTCCGCGTACGTGTTTGGGGCAGAACTTTGCCATGGTAGAGCTCAAAATTCTTTTAGCTTTAATTGTCTCCAACTTCTCATTCTCCTTGTCACCAAAATATAGGCATTCCCCGGCAATGAGGTTGGTTATAGAGCCTGAAAATGGTGTCAATCTCCTTATTAAGAAGTTGTGAGCTATAAGCTGACCAGTTGATGGTTGGTTATTAGCACAATTACCATATTTATTAATGCAATTATTAGTAATGattcatgaattttttttac
Coding sequences within it:
- the LOC132170587 gene encoding cytochrome P450 714C2-like, which gives rise to MEQLLLLSKIIITIALLGLVTTLMKMCEGLILKPKRLREILRKQGIRGPPPSFLLGNIGDMKKMKSSPSKAQQKGEQVITHNCSSAIFPFFDEWRKSYGSTFMFSLGNIQILHMNDLEVVKEISICTSLDFGKPSYQSKERGPLLGQGILTSNGATWAHQRKILAPELYMDKVKGMMKIMVDSSMALVNSWRIESEGGVADVHIDEYMRSFSGDVISRACFGSNYSEGEEIFLKLRALQEHMSNKILSNGIPGMRHFPTKSNRETWKLEKDVRALILDVAKERKEATSGNYDLLHMILEAATSSGFSKEETERFIVDNCKNIYLAGYETTAVSATWTLMLLASNPEWQARVRAEVLQVCGGQMPNVDTVRKMKILTMVIHESLRLYPPVPIVSREAMKDMKFGDIQVPKGVNVWILLVTLHQDPDIWGPEAKEFNPERFANGVSGACKLPYVYMPFGVGPRTCLGQNFAMVELKILLALIVSNFSFSLSPKYRHSPAMRLVIEPENGVNLLIKKL